A single region of the Salvia splendens isolate huo1 chromosome 18, SspV2, whole genome shotgun sequence genome encodes:
- the LOC121776840 gene encoding probable pectinesterase 29, protein MLSFKWYICTFLALLSATSSITATLEEKRIVPHIIFVDQCGNEKNSFRRIQAAIDSVPSNNKRWIQINIKRGVYREKVTIPSDKPYIYLKGAGKRHTVIVWNGHGSIDTSPTFDSQADHIVAKGIKFVNSYNSPPDGNPNPMERAVAARIQGDKSAFYKCGFFGLQDTLWDAGGRHYYKRCTIGGAVDFIFGAAQSLYEGCTISVDAGALKGSQGYITAQGRQNLGDTNGFVFKQCNIVGSGHAFLGRPWRNYARVLFYDTQMSDVVVPPGWYIWNSAGHEGQLTLSEYNSHGPGFKSEERVKWEKKLSEEEVKKLASISFIDREGSWINQALFTILDAQLTD, encoded by the exons ATGTTGAGTTTTAAATGGTATATCTGCACATTTCTTGCTCTACTATCAGCAACTTCATCCATCACTGCCACACTTGAAGAGAAAAGGATAGTGCCTCATATTATCTTTGTTGATCAATGTGGGAATGAGAAAAATAGTTTCAGACGCATCCAAGCAGCCATCGACTCTGTGCCTTCAAACAACAAAAGATGGATTCAAATAAACATCAAACGAGGCGTGTATAG GGAAAAGGTTACAATTCCTTCAGACAAGCCCTATATTTACCTTAAAGGAGCCGGAAAGAGACACACGGTCATCGTGTGGAATGGACATGGCTCCATCGATACGAGCCCTACTTTCGATTCTCAAGCTGATCATATAGTCGCGAAGGGTATAAAATTTGTC AACTCGTACAACTCCCCGCCTGATGGTAACCCTAATCCAATGGAGAGGGCGGTGGCAGCTCGGATTCAAGGCGATAAATCAGCCTTTTACAAATGCGGATTCTTCGGATTGCAGGACACGTTGTGGGATGCTGGAGGCCGGCATTACTACAAGAGATGCACCATTGGAGGTGCCGTAGATTTCATCTTTGGCGCTGCCCAATCCCTATATGAG GGGTGCACCATATCGGTAGATGCTGGAGCTCTTAAGGGAAGCCAAGGCTACATAACAGCTCAAGGGAGGCAGAATCTGGGAGACACGAATGGGTTCGTGTTCAAACAATGTAACATAGTTGGTAGCGGACATGCCTTCCTCGGAAGGCCATGGAGAAACTATGCTAGGGTTTTGTTCTACGACACACAAATGTCCGACGTCGTTGTCCCTCCAGGATGGTATATTTGGAACAGTGCAGGCCACGA gggGCAGTTGACGCTGTCGGAATATAACTCTCACGGACCAGGGTTCAAGAGTGAAGAGAGAGTGAAGTGGGAGAAGAAGCTGAGTGAGGAAGAGGTGAAGAAGTTGGCAAGCATTTCATTCATTGATAGAGAGGGGAGCTGGATCAACCAAGCATTATTCACCATTTTGGATGCTCAATTAACTGACTAA
- the LOC121777315 gene encoding uncharacterized protein LOC121777315, which translates to MSQVRRMLRLSDEEHKRVIAFHNVHAQAKGSGFGRVFRSPTLFEDMVKCILLCNCQWPRTLSMAQALCDLQAELQHQLPRASNTETGIISSCQSNNIKSFAPETPYGKESKRKPHKCLPKLANKYAKKLGDEESEMKISTAVILESSIFVLEETGDDFLGQCNPSTTSTDDSLQSTEVAENDSSSAVGNFPSPRELSRLDENFLAKRCGLGYRAGRVIKLAQGVVEGRIQLRELECEGGTLSLSDYDKLAEKLRSIDGFGPFTCANVLMCLGFYHVIPTDSETMRHLKQVHAKRSSARTIQQDLENIYGKYAPFQFLAFWSEIWDFYEERFGKLSEMGHSSYKLITAANMRGKARKGKCQVSVAC; encoded by the exons ATG AGTCAAGTTAGGAGGATGCTGAGATTATCAGATGAAGAACATAAGAGGGTGATTGCGTTCCATAATGTGCACGCACAAGCAAAAGGGAGTGGATTCGGGAGAGTGTTCCGATCGCCTACCTTGTTTGAGGACATGGTCAAGTGCATTCTCCTGTGCAATTGCCA GTGGCCGAGAACTCTGAGCATGGCCCAAGCACTATGCGACCTTCAAGCAGAATTGCAGCATCAGTTACCTAGAGCATCAAATACTGAAACCGGAATAATTTCAAGCTGCCAATCCAACAATATCAAGTCTTTTGCTCCGGAAACACCTTATGGAAAAGAATCAAAGAGAAAGCCTCACAAATGCCTACCGAAATTAGCAAACAAATATGCTAAAAAACTAGGAGATGAAGAATCTGAGATGAAGATTAGTACAGCTGTAATATTGGAAAGTTCAATCTTCGTGTTGGAGGAGACAGGGGACGACTTCCTTGGGCAATGTAATCCTTCCACGACTTCAACTGACGATTCTCTTCAGAGTACAGAAGTGGCAGAAAATGACAGCAGCTCCGCGGTTGGGAACTTTCCGAGCCCCAGAGAATTGTCTAGACTTGACGAGAACTTTTTGGCTAAGCGCTGCGGTCTCGGTTACAGGGCAGGCCGTGTGATAAAGCTTGCTCAGGGTGTCGTTGAAGGCAGAATTCAATTGAGAGAGCTAGAGTGCGAGGGTGGTACGTTGAGCTTGTCTGACTATGATAAGTTGGCCGAGAAGCTGAGATCCATCGACGGTTTCGGGCCATTCACATGTGCTAATGTTCTGATGTGCTTGGGCTTCTACCATGTGATTCCAACAGATTCAGAAACTATGAGGCATTTGAAACAG GTCCATGCGAAGAGATCCTCGGCTCGAACAATCCAACAAGATCTTGAAAACATCTATGGAAAATATGCACCATTTCAGTTCTTAGCTTTCTG GTCAGAAATTTGGGATTTCTATGAAGAAAGATTTGGTAAGCTAAGTGAAATGGGACATTCTAGCTATAAACTGATAACTGCAGCAAATATGAGAGGTAAGGCAAGAAAAGGAAAATGTCAGGTGTCTGTAGCTTGTTAG
- the LOC121777316 gene encoding glutathione S-transferase 2-like has protein sequence MATDAIAEPTKLKLYSYWRSSCSCRVRIALNLKGLDYEYIAVNLLKGEQKSPEFLKLNPLGLVPVLIDGDTVVSDSLAILLYLEEKYPQRPLLPRDLELKALNYQAANIVFASIQPYQNIPIIGYVKDKLGADEMLSWVQHHIKHGFAALEKLLDKFAGKYATGDEVFLADLYLAPQIDGAVRRFSVDMNEFPLLSKFNEAYKQLPAFQNAMPGKQLDTPPEARD, from the exons ATG GCTACCGACGCCATTGCTGAGCCAACCAAGCTGAAGCTTTACTCTTATTGGCGGAGCTCTTGCTCCTGCCGTGTACGGATTGCTCTCAATCTCAAGG GGCTGGACTACGAGTACATAGCGGTTAACTTGCTCAAAGGAGAACAAAAGTCTCCTG AATTTCTGAAGCTTAATCCGCTTGGATTGGTGCCTGTGCTTATCGATGGGGATACTGTTGTTTCAGACTCCCTTGCAATTTTATTG TATCTGGAGGAGAAGTATCCTCAACGTCCGTTGTTACCCCGGGATCTGGAGCTGAAGGCCCTGAATTACCAG GCGGCAAATATTGTTTTTGCAAGCATACAACCTTACCAGAATATACCCATCATT GGGTATGTTAAAGATAAACTTGGAGCTGATGAGATGCTTTCTTGGGTTCAGCATCATATTAAACATGGGTTTGCTG CCCTGGAGAAGCTTTTGGACAAATTTGCTGGAAAGTATGCTACAGGAGATGAAGTTTTCTTG GCTGATTTGTATTTGGCACCTCAGATTGATGGTGCAGTTAGAAGGTTCAGTGTTGATATG AACGAGTTCCCTCTTTTATCAAAGTTCAATGAGGCATACAAACAACTCCCCGCTTTTCAAAATGCAATGCCTGGGAAGCAGCTTGATACGCCACCTGAGGCGAGGGACTGA